From Xiphophorus hellerii strain 12219 chromosome 6, Xiphophorus_hellerii-4.1, whole genome shotgun sequence, the proteins below share one genomic window:
- the LOC116721758 gene encoding tetratricopeptide repeat protein 39C-like isoform X1 yields the protein MIFPDALEGSTFPVSTGTQTGGQAGGRIRNTAAQPFRQNNAAAAVSGVLMADPTAAAPRSSEEEKTEHINDAELALKGINMLLNNGFKESDELFKTYRNHSPLMSFGASFVSFLNAVMTFEEEKMQTAFEDLKSTERLCESENGSVIETIKNKIKRSQVDSQRSGMAAVDRLQRQIIIADCQVYLAVLSFIKQELSAYIKGGWILRKAWKMYNKCYNDITHLQESNRRTSEQQASSSLSSISASSGSSRSSSPGTSQSQRLDGVRPEVLDRLKGSVSFGYGLFHLCISMVPPHLLKIVNLLGFPGDRDQGLSALTYASESKDMKAPLATLALLWYHTVVQPFFALDGSDTQAGLMEAKCILKQREATYPNSSLFMFFKGRVQRLECQISSALTSFNEALHLASDQREIQHVCLYEIGWCSMIELNYTEAFRAFERLKAESRWSQCYYAYLTAACQGATGDLEGAVVTFKDVQRLFKRKNNQIEVFSLKRAEKLRSPGLSKELCILSVIEILYLWKALPNCSSAKLQTMTHVLQGIEDTSCTDLKNLLLGAISRCLLNTKDAVQYFRLAASDEVGRQCNSYVQPYSCYELACVLLNSPETAEKGRMLLLQAKVLEGFVVLTSSLLLCEFFSFMQSSCFHVLNKSLELK from the exons ATGATATTTCCGGATGCACTTGAAGGTAGCACATTTCCTGTCTCCACAGGAACACAAACCGGCGGTCAGGCAGGCGGCAGAATACGGAACACAGCGGCGCAACCCTTCAGACAAAACAACG CTGCGGCGGCGGTATCGGGTGTCCTAATGGCGGacccaacagcagcagctccccGGAGCTCCGAGGAGGAGAAGACGGAGCATATAAACGACGCAGAGCTGGCTCTGAAAGGAATCAATATGCTGCTCAACAACGGATTCAAGGAAAGTGATGAGCTCTTCAAGACATACAG GAACCACAGTCCTTTGATGAGTTTCGGTGCAAGTTTTGTGAGTTTTCTG AATGCTGTAATGACATTTGAAGAGGAGAAAATGCAGACGGCCTTTGAGGACCTCAAATCGACGGAGCGACTGTGTGAGAGTGAAAATGGCAGCGTTAttgaaaccattaaaaacaagataaagcGGAGC CAGGTGGATTCCCAGAGGTCGGGAATGGCTGCTGTGGACCGACTGCAGCGGCAGATCATCATTGCAGACTGCCAGGTCTACCTCGCAGTTCTGTCTTTCATAAAGCAAGAGCTGTCAG CATACATCAAAGGAGGCTGGATCCTCCGCAAAGCATGGAAGATGTATAACAAATGTTACAATGACATCACACACCTACAAGAAAGCAACAGAAGGACCTCTGAACAGCAAGCGTCGTCCTCTCTATCATCCATCTCGGCCTCCTCCGGCAGCAGCCGATCATCCTCACCTGGAACGAGCCAGTCTCAGAGACTGGACGGCGTCAGACCAGAGGTTCTGGACCGGCTGAAAGGATCTGTCAGCTTCGGCTATGGCCTTTTCCACCTGTGCATCTCCATGGTGCCGCCCCACCTTTTGAAGATCGTCAACCTGCTGGGCTTCCCCGGAGACCGCGATCAAGGCCTCTCGGCGCTCACGTATGCCAGTGAAAGTAAGGACATGAAGGCCCCATTAGCTAC CCTGGCTCTGCTGTGGTACCACACGGTGGTGCAGCCCTTCTTTGCTCTAGATGGCTCAGACACACAAGCAGGCCTAATGGAGGCTAAATGCATACTTAAACAAAGGGAGGCCACATATCCAAACTCCTCtctcttcatgttttttaaaggaaGAGTTCAACGCCTTGAG tgCCAGATCAGCAGTGCCTTGACTTCCTTCAATGAAGCCTTACATCTGGCCTCCGACCAGAGGGAGATTCAACATGTGTGTTTATATGAAATAG GTTGGTGCAGCATGATTGAACTGAACTACACAGAAGCCTTCAGGGCGTTTGAGCGACTGAAGGCGGAGTCTCGCTGGTCGCAGTGCTACTACGCCTATTTAACAGCAG CATGTCAAGGAGCCACAGGTGATCTGGAGGGCGCTGTTGTAACCTTTAAAGATGTTCAAAGACTTTTCAAACGCAAGAATAATCAGATAGAGGTGTTTTCCTTGAAGAGG GCTGAGAAGCTCCGGAGCCCAGGTCTATCCAAAGAGCTCTGCATCTTGTCTGTGATTGAGATACTCTATCTGTGGAAAGCCCTGCCTAACTGCTCCTCTGCCAAGCTGCAGACAATGACTCATG ttttgcagGGGATTGAAGATACGTCATGCACCGACCTGAAAAACCTGCTTCTTGGAGCAATTAGCAGATGTCTCCTTAATACTAAAGATGCTGTGCAG TATTTCCGTCTGGCTGCAAGCGACGAGGTTGGACGTCAGTGCAACTCTTACGTGCAGCCCTACTCCTGCTATGAACTGGCCTGTGTACTGCTAAATTCCCCAGAG aCTGCAGAGAAGGGCCGAATGCTATTGCTTCAGGCTAAGGTACTCGAAggatttgttgttttgactTCTTCTCTTTTGCTTTGTGAATTCTTTAGTTTCATGCAGTCCAGTTGTTTTCATGTGCTCAACAAGTCTTTGGAGTTAAAGTAA
- the LOC116721757 gene encoding oxysterol-binding protein-related protein 1-like isoform X2: MFDREGDVALQLRYSSLLHLTHCEEEFQTHQPGNSEGMAAHLLLKAKETSKLSSKTCDVLQLCFELLSKQEEVWSLKVEQEEEKNKALTEALQNLATEHYELKQSLSRSRRSSALCTLTEDDFYDAISESESELSVSGFLSVASYSWEEDEGSDTSLQNSLHHPRAHGGAAGMSGEGNDGNKAAQHNGVRKHRTSLPAPMFSRNDVSVWSILKKCIGMELSKIAMPVIFNEPLSFLQRITEYMEHTYLIHRANAAADSVERMKCVAAFAVSAVASQWERTGKPFNPLLGETYELIREDLGFRWVSEQVSHHPPISAFHAEGLKEDFLFHGSIYPKLKFWGKSIEAEPKGTITLELPKYNESYTWTNPTCCVHNIIVGQLWIEQYGNVEVINHKTGERCSMTFKPCSLFGKELHKVEGYIQDKSKKKLCAIYGKWTECLYTVDPANFDAHKKTDKKNSEEKKSNKESNVDEESEEKPPPDAETVQVIPGSELIWKIAPRPENSAKFYAFSTFAMQLNELDKSMEGVLPPTDSRLRPDIRAMENGDIDLASSQKKRLEEKQRTARKNRSKSTEEWKIRWFQQGPNPHNKAQDWLYAKGYWDRSYSQLPDIY; the protein is encoded by the exons ATGTTTGATAGAGAAGGTGATGTAGCCCTGCAGCTGCGGTACTCCTCCCTGCTCCACCTTACACACTGTGAAGAAGAGTTTCAGACCCATCAACCTGGAAATTCAGAAG gtaTGGCTGCACACCTTCTACTTAAAGCCAAAGAGACCAGCAAGCTTTCAAGTAAAACCTGTGATGTTCTTCAACTATGCTTTGAGCTGCTTTCAAAACAAGAAGAG GTGTGGAGCCTGAAGGTagagcaggaagaggagaagaacaAAGCTCTGACAGAAGCCCTGCAGAATTTGGCAACTGAGCACTACGAACTCAAGCAGTCTTTAAGTAGGAGCAGGAGGTCGTCTGCACTTTGTACTCTCACTGAAGATGACTTCTATGATGCTATCTCAG agtctgagtcggagcttTCTGTGAGCGGCTTTCTGTCTGTGGCCAGCTACTCCTGGGAAGAGGACGAGGGCAGTGACACCTCTCTACAAAACAGCCTCCATCATCCCAGAGCACACGGGGGGGCTGCCGGCATGTCAGGGGAGGGTAACGATGGCAACAAAGCTGCCCAGCACAATGGAGTGAGGAAGCACAG AACATCTCTGCCTGCTCCAATGTTCTCCAGGAATGATGTGAGCGTCTGGAGTATTCTGAAAAAATGCATCGGCATG GAGTTATCTAAGATCGCCATGCCTGTGATCTTTAATGAGCCTTTGAGCTTCCTCCAGCGGATCACAGAATACATGGAGCACACTTACCTCATCCACCGAGCTAATGCTGCTGCAGACTCAGTAGAGAGGATGAAG TGTGTTGCAGCTTTTGCTGTGTCGGCTGTAGCATCACAGTGGGAGCGTACAGGGAAGCCCTTCAATCCACTACTGGGGGAGACGTATGAGCTGATCAG AGAGGATCTGGGCTTCAGGTGGGTGTCCGAGCAAGTGAGCCATCACCCCCCAATCAGTGCCTTTCACGCTGAGGGCCTCAAGGAGGATTTTCTCTTTCATGGTTCGATATATCCCAAGCTGAAGTTCTGGGGGAAGAGCATAGAAGCAGAACCCAAAGGAACCATAACTCTAGAGCTGCCCAA ATACAATGAATCCTACACCTGGACAAACCCCACCTGTTGTGTCCACAACATCATTGTTGGTCAGCTTTGGATTGAGCAGTATGGGAACGTGGAAGTGATCAATCACAA AACTGGAGAGAGGTGCAGCATGACATTCAAACCCTGCAGCCTCTTTGGAAAAGAGCTTCATAAAGTCGAAGGATACATTCAAGACAAAAG tAAAAAGAAACTCTGTGCGATATATGGCAAATGGACTGAGTGTCTCTACACAGTCGACCCCGCAAATTTTGATGCCCACAAAAAGACGGATAAAAAAAACtcggaggaaaaaaagagcaacaaagaG AGCAATGTTGATGAAGAATCAGAAGAAAAGCCTCCACCTGATGCTGAGACAGTCCAGGTGATCCCCGGAAGCGAGCTCATCTGGAAGATTGCACCTCGACCGGAAAATTCAGCCAAG TTCTATGCATTCTCCACATTTGCCATGCAACTGAATGAGCTGGACAAGAGCATGGAGGGGGTCCTTCCTCCCACCGACAGCCGCTTAAGGCCTGACATTCGTGCCATGGAGAATGGAGACATAG ATCTGGCAAGCTCACAGAAGAAGAGACTTGAGGAGAAACAGCGCACAGCCCGTAAAAACCGCTCCAAATCCACGGAGGAGTGGAAAATAAG GTGGTTTCAGCAAGGACCCAATCCACACAACAAAGCTCAGGACTGGCTCTACGCAAAAGGCTACTGGGACAGGAGTTACAGTCAACTGCCTGACATTTACTAA
- the LOC116721758 gene encoding tetratricopeptide repeat protein 39C-like isoform X2: MIFPDALEGSTFPVSTGTQTGGQAGGRIRNTAAQPFRQNNAAAAVSGVLMADPTAAAPRSSEEEKTEHINDAELALKGINMLLNNGFKESDELFKTYRNHSPLMSFGASFVSFLNAVMTFEEEKMQTAFEDLKSTERLCESENGSVIETIKNKIKRSQVDSQRSGMAAVDRLQRQIIIADCQVYLAVLSFIKQELSAYIKGGWILRKAWKMYNKCYNDITHLQESNRRTSEQQASSSLSSISASSGSSRSSSPGTSQSQRLDGVRPEVLDRLKGSVSFGYGLFHLCISMVPPHLLKIVNLLGFPGDRDQGLSALTYASESKDMKAPLATLALLWYHTVVQPFFALDGSDTQAGLMEAKCILKQREATYPNSSLFMFFKGRVQRLECQISSALTSFNEALHLASDQREIQHVCLYEIGWCSMIELNYTEAFRAFERLKAESRWSQCYYAYLTAACQGATGDLEGAVVTFKDVQRLFKRKNNQIEVFSLKRAEKLRSPGLSKELCILSVIEILYLWKALPNCSSAKLQTMTHVLQGIEDTSCTDLKNLLLGAISRCLLNTKDAVQYFRLAASDEVGRQCNSYVQPYSCYELACVLLNSPETAEKGRMLLLQAKEDYAGYDFENRLHVRIHSAFACMSSAQP, from the exons ATGATATTTCCGGATGCACTTGAAGGTAGCACATTTCCTGTCTCCACAGGAACACAAACCGGCGGTCAGGCAGGCGGCAGAATACGGAACACAGCGGCGCAACCCTTCAGACAAAACAACG CTGCGGCGGCGGTATCGGGTGTCCTAATGGCGGacccaacagcagcagctccccGGAGCTCCGAGGAGGAGAAGACGGAGCATATAAACGACGCAGAGCTGGCTCTGAAAGGAATCAATATGCTGCTCAACAACGGATTCAAGGAAAGTGATGAGCTCTTCAAGACATACAG GAACCACAGTCCTTTGATGAGTTTCGGTGCAAGTTTTGTGAGTTTTCTG AATGCTGTAATGACATTTGAAGAGGAGAAAATGCAGACGGCCTTTGAGGACCTCAAATCGACGGAGCGACTGTGTGAGAGTGAAAATGGCAGCGTTAttgaaaccattaaaaacaagataaagcGGAGC CAGGTGGATTCCCAGAGGTCGGGAATGGCTGCTGTGGACCGACTGCAGCGGCAGATCATCATTGCAGACTGCCAGGTCTACCTCGCAGTTCTGTCTTTCATAAAGCAAGAGCTGTCAG CATACATCAAAGGAGGCTGGATCCTCCGCAAAGCATGGAAGATGTATAACAAATGTTACAATGACATCACACACCTACAAGAAAGCAACAGAAGGACCTCTGAACAGCAAGCGTCGTCCTCTCTATCATCCATCTCGGCCTCCTCCGGCAGCAGCCGATCATCCTCACCTGGAACGAGCCAGTCTCAGAGACTGGACGGCGTCAGACCAGAGGTTCTGGACCGGCTGAAAGGATCTGTCAGCTTCGGCTATGGCCTTTTCCACCTGTGCATCTCCATGGTGCCGCCCCACCTTTTGAAGATCGTCAACCTGCTGGGCTTCCCCGGAGACCGCGATCAAGGCCTCTCGGCGCTCACGTATGCCAGTGAAAGTAAGGACATGAAGGCCCCATTAGCTAC CCTGGCTCTGCTGTGGTACCACACGGTGGTGCAGCCCTTCTTTGCTCTAGATGGCTCAGACACACAAGCAGGCCTAATGGAGGCTAAATGCATACTTAAACAAAGGGAGGCCACATATCCAAACTCCTCtctcttcatgttttttaaaggaaGAGTTCAACGCCTTGAG tgCCAGATCAGCAGTGCCTTGACTTCCTTCAATGAAGCCTTACATCTGGCCTCCGACCAGAGGGAGATTCAACATGTGTGTTTATATGAAATAG GTTGGTGCAGCATGATTGAACTGAACTACACAGAAGCCTTCAGGGCGTTTGAGCGACTGAAGGCGGAGTCTCGCTGGTCGCAGTGCTACTACGCCTATTTAACAGCAG CATGTCAAGGAGCCACAGGTGATCTGGAGGGCGCTGTTGTAACCTTTAAAGATGTTCAAAGACTTTTCAAACGCAAGAATAATCAGATAGAGGTGTTTTCCTTGAAGAGG GCTGAGAAGCTCCGGAGCCCAGGTCTATCCAAAGAGCTCTGCATCTTGTCTGTGATTGAGATACTCTATCTGTGGAAAGCCCTGCCTAACTGCTCCTCTGCCAAGCTGCAGACAATGACTCATG ttttgcagGGGATTGAAGATACGTCATGCACCGACCTGAAAAACCTGCTTCTTGGAGCAATTAGCAGATGTCTCCTTAATACTAAAGATGCTGTGCAG TATTTCCGTCTGGCTGCAAGCGACGAGGTTGGACGTCAGTGCAACTCTTACGTGCAGCCCTACTCCTGCTATGAACTGGCCTGTGTACTGCTAAATTCCCCAGAG aCTGCAGAGAAGGGCCGAATGCTATTGCTTCAGGCTAAG GAGGACTACGCCGGCTATGACTTTGAGAACAGGCTCCATGTTCGAATTCACTCCGCGTTCGCCTGTATGAGCTCAGCCCAGCCTTGA
- the LOC116721758 gene encoding tetratricopeptide repeat protein 39C-like isoform X4, with protein sequence MEAKCILKQREATYPNSSLFMFFKGRVQRLECQISSALTSFNEALHLASDQREIQHVCLYEIGWCSMIELNYTEAFRAFERLKAESRWSQCYYAYLTAACQGATGDLEGAVVTFKDVQRLFKRKNNQIEVFSLKRAEKLRSPGLSKELCILSVIEILYLWKALPNCSSAKLQTMTHVLQGIEDTSCTDLKNLLLGAISRCLLNTKDAVQYFRLAASDEVGRQCNSYVQPYSCYELACVLLNSPETAEKGRMLLLQAKEDYAGYDFENRLHVRIHSAFACMSSAQP encoded by the exons ATGGAGGCTAAATGCATACTTAAACAAAGGGAGGCCACATATCCAAACTCCTCtctcttcatgttttttaaaggaaGAGTTCAACGCCTTGAG tgCCAGATCAGCAGTGCCTTGACTTCCTTCAATGAAGCCTTACATCTGGCCTCCGACCAGAGGGAGATTCAACATGTGTGTTTATATGAAATAG GTTGGTGCAGCATGATTGAACTGAACTACACAGAAGCCTTCAGGGCGTTTGAGCGACTGAAGGCGGAGTCTCGCTGGTCGCAGTGCTACTACGCCTATTTAACAGCAG CATGTCAAGGAGCCACAGGTGATCTGGAGGGCGCTGTTGTAACCTTTAAAGATGTTCAAAGACTTTTCAAACGCAAGAATAATCAGATAGAGGTGTTTTCCTTGAAGAGG GCTGAGAAGCTCCGGAGCCCAGGTCTATCCAAAGAGCTCTGCATCTTGTCTGTGATTGAGATACTCTATCTGTGGAAAGCCCTGCCTAACTGCTCCTCTGCCAAGCTGCAGACAATGACTCATG ttttgcagGGGATTGAAGATACGTCATGCACCGACCTGAAAAACCTGCTTCTTGGAGCAATTAGCAGATGTCTCCTTAATACTAAAGATGCTGTGCAG TATTTCCGTCTGGCTGCAAGCGACGAGGTTGGACGTCAGTGCAACTCTTACGTGCAGCCCTACTCCTGCTATGAACTGGCCTGTGTACTGCTAAATTCCCCAGAG aCTGCAGAGAAGGGCCGAATGCTATTGCTTCAGGCTAAG GAGGACTACGCCGGCTATGACTTTGAGAACAGGCTCCATGTTCGAATTCACTCCGCGTTCGCCTGTATGAGCTCAGCCCAGCCTTGA
- the LOC116721758 gene encoding tetratricopeptide repeat protein 39C-like isoform X3, translated as MIFPDALEGSTFPVSTGTQTGGQAGGRIRNTAAQPFRQNNAAAAVSGVLMADPTAAAPRSSEEEKTEHINDAELALKGINMLLNNGFKESDELFKTYRNHSPLMSFGASFVSFLNAVMTFEEEKMQTAFEDLKSTERLCESENGSVIETIKNKIKRSVDSQRSGMAAVDRLQRQIIIADCQVYLAVLSFIKQELSAYIKGGWILRKAWKMYNKCYNDITHLQESNRRTSEQQASSSLSSISASSGSSRSSSPGTSQSQRLDGVRPEVLDRLKGSVSFGYGLFHLCISMVPPHLLKIVNLLGFPGDRDQGLSALTYASESKDMKAPLATLALLWYHTVVQPFFALDGSDTQAGLMEAKCILKQREATYPNSSLFMFFKGRVQRLECQISSALTSFNEALHLASDQREIQHVCLYEIGWCSMIELNYTEAFRAFERLKAESRWSQCYYAYLTAACQGATGDLEGAVVTFKDVQRLFKRKNNQIEVFSLKRAEKLRSPGLSKELCILSVIEILYLWKALPNCSSAKLQTMTHVLQGIEDTSCTDLKNLLLGAISRCLLNTKDAVQYFRLAASDEVGRQCNSYVQPYSCYELACVLLNSPETAEKGRMLLLQAKEDYAGYDFENRLHVRIHSAFACMSSAQP; from the exons ATGATATTTCCGGATGCACTTGAAGGTAGCACATTTCCTGTCTCCACAGGAACACAAACCGGCGGTCAGGCAGGCGGCAGAATACGGAACACAGCGGCGCAACCCTTCAGACAAAACAACG CTGCGGCGGCGGTATCGGGTGTCCTAATGGCGGacccaacagcagcagctccccGGAGCTCCGAGGAGGAGAAGACGGAGCATATAAACGACGCAGAGCTGGCTCTGAAAGGAATCAATATGCTGCTCAACAACGGATTCAAGGAAAGTGATGAGCTCTTCAAGACATACAG GAACCACAGTCCTTTGATGAGTTTCGGTGCAAGTTTTGTGAGTTTTCTG AATGCTGTAATGACATTTGAAGAGGAGAAAATGCAGACGGCCTTTGAGGACCTCAAATCGACGGAGCGACTGTGTGAGAGTGAAAATGGCAGCGTTAttgaaaccattaaaaacaagataaagcGGAGC GTGGATTCCCAGAGGTCGGGAATGGCTGCTGTGGACCGACTGCAGCGGCAGATCATCATTGCAGACTGCCAGGTCTACCTCGCAGTTCTGTCTTTCATAAAGCAAGAGCTGTCAG CATACATCAAAGGAGGCTGGATCCTCCGCAAAGCATGGAAGATGTATAACAAATGTTACAATGACATCACACACCTACAAGAAAGCAACAGAAGGACCTCTGAACAGCAAGCGTCGTCCTCTCTATCATCCATCTCGGCCTCCTCCGGCAGCAGCCGATCATCCTCACCTGGAACGAGCCAGTCTCAGAGACTGGACGGCGTCAGACCAGAGGTTCTGGACCGGCTGAAAGGATCTGTCAGCTTCGGCTATGGCCTTTTCCACCTGTGCATCTCCATGGTGCCGCCCCACCTTTTGAAGATCGTCAACCTGCTGGGCTTCCCCGGAGACCGCGATCAAGGCCTCTCGGCGCTCACGTATGCCAGTGAAAGTAAGGACATGAAGGCCCCATTAGCTAC CCTGGCTCTGCTGTGGTACCACACGGTGGTGCAGCCCTTCTTTGCTCTAGATGGCTCAGACACACAAGCAGGCCTAATGGAGGCTAAATGCATACTTAAACAAAGGGAGGCCACATATCCAAACTCCTCtctcttcatgttttttaaaggaaGAGTTCAACGCCTTGAG tgCCAGATCAGCAGTGCCTTGACTTCCTTCAATGAAGCCTTACATCTGGCCTCCGACCAGAGGGAGATTCAACATGTGTGTTTATATGAAATAG GTTGGTGCAGCATGATTGAACTGAACTACACAGAAGCCTTCAGGGCGTTTGAGCGACTGAAGGCGGAGTCTCGCTGGTCGCAGTGCTACTACGCCTATTTAACAGCAG CATGTCAAGGAGCCACAGGTGATCTGGAGGGCGCTGTTGTAACCTTTAAAGATGTTCAAAGACTTTTCAAACGCAAGAATAATCAGATAGAGGTGTTTTCCTTGAAGAGG GCTGAGAAGCTCCGGAGCCCAGGTCTATCCAAAGAGCTCTGCATCTTGTCTGTGATTGAGATACTCTATCTGTGGAAAGCCCTGCCTAACTGCTCCTCTGCCAAGCTGCAGACAATGACTCATG ttttgcagGGGATTGAAGATACGTCATGCACCGACCTGAAAAACCTGCTTCTTGGAGCAATTAGCAGATGTCTCCTTAATACTAAAGATGCTGTGCAG TATTTCCGTCTGGCTGCAAGCGACGAGGTTGGACGTCAGTGCAACTCTTACGTGCAGCCCTACTCCTGCTATGAACTGGCCTGTGTACTGCTAAATTCCCCAGAG aCTGCAGAGAAGGGCCGAATGCTATTGCTTCAGGCTAAG GAGGACTACGCCGGCTATGACTTTGAGAACAGGCTCCATGTTCGAATTCACTCCGCGTTCGCCTGTATGAGCTCAGCCCAGCCTTGA